The following are encoded in a window of Streptomyces sp. Go-475 genomic DNA:
- a CDS encoding ABC transporter substrate-binding protein gives MRTTTHRLMAALALTPLLAGCFAPGDSAGAGSGGRLRIALAIPPVQALSPYSNDATVLSKLSVAEGLTALGKNGTAGPALARSWKQDDDTTWTFELRKAKFQDGTEVTAQAVVNALDHASAAKPKPRVLSDVTLTAKADDSDTVTLTTKTPDPVLPLRLASPALAVLSAKAYAKDGTVSPVGTGTGPFEIKKLNGKSGATLDRFDGYWGGKAKSSGIDVTWIPDGTARANALRGGEADIAEWIPTSQAKLLKAATRHEVASVRTDSLILNTGKGMFTDPGLRAAAREAVDGTDLVDSVFSGYADPAQGLFGPAVPWAADRRVAVTGRAKAATPGQVKAETKGKTLRLAAITNRAELPEAAAVLQQRLEKAGFNVKLDVREYTQMESDLLAGRYDALVFSRVTLLDTGDAVAYLASDFASDGVYNIARLKDAGVDKAIKAAAAESDPGRRQEKIMKAEAEILRTDAVVPLVHEKVVQGIATDVEGVVLDPRERSLVDLDTHLK, from the coding sequence GTGCGCACCACCACCCACCGCCTCATGGCGGCTCTCGCCCTCACCCCGTTGCTGGCAGGATGCTTCGCGCCGGGCGACAGCGCCGGAGCCGGATCGGGCGGACGGCTGCGGATCGCACTGGCCATCCCCCCGGTGCAGGCCCTGTCGCCCTACAGCAACGACGCCACCGTGCTGAGCAAGCTGTCCGTCGCCGAAGGACTCACCGCCCTCGGCAAGAACGGCACGGCCGGGCCCGCGCTGGCCAGGTCCTGGAAGCAGGACGACGACACCACCTGGACCTTCGAACTGCGCAAGGCCAAGTTCCAGGACGGCACCGAGGTCACCGCCCAGGCCGTCGTGAACGCGCTCGACCACGCGAGCGCGGCCAAGCCCAAGCCCCGCGTCCTGAGCGACGTGACGCTCACCGCCAAGGCCGACGACAGCGACACGGTCACCCTGACCACCAAGACGCCCGATCCGGTGCTGCCGCTGCGGCTGGCCAGCCCCGCCCTCGCCGTCCTGTCGGCGAAGGCGTACGCGAAGGACGGCACGGTCAGCCCCGTCGGCACCGGCACCGGCCCCTTCGAGATCAAGAAGCTGAACGGGAAGTCGGGGGCCACGCTCGACCGCTTCGACGGCTACTGGGGCGGAAAGGCCAAGTCATCGGGGATCGACGTGACCTGGATCCCGGACGGCACCGCACGCGCCAACGCCTTGCGCGGCGGTGAGGCCGACATCGCCGAGTGGATCCCGACCTCGCAGGCGAAGCTGCTCAAGGCCGCCACGCGGCACGAGGTCGCCTCGGTACGCACCGACAGCCTGATCCTCAACACCGGCAAGGGCATGTTCACCGACCCCGGCCTGCGGGCGGCCGCCCGCGAGGCCGTCGACGGCACCGACCTCGTCGACTCCGTCTTCAGCGGGTACGCCGACCCCGCGCAGGGCCTCTTCGGACCCGCCGTCCCCTGGGCCGCCGATCGACGCGTGGCGGTGACCGGGCGAGCCAAGGCGGCGACACCCGGCCAGGTCAAGGCCGAGACCAAGGGCAAGACGCTGCGTCTGGCCGCCATCACCAACCGCGCCGAACTGCCCGAGGCGGCGGCCGTCCTCCAGCAGCGCCTGGAGAAGGCCGGGTTCAACGTGAAGCTGGACGTGCGCGAGTACACGCAGATGGAGTCCGACCTCCTCGCGGGCCGGTACGACGCCTTGGTCTTCTCCCGCGTGACACTCCTGGACACCGGTGACGCGGTCGCCTACCTGGCCAGCGACTTCGCGAGCGACGGCGTCTACAACATCGCCCGGCTCAAGGACGCCGGTGTGGACAAGGCGATCAAGGCCGCCGCCGCGGAGAGCGACCCGGGACGCCGCCAGGAGAAGATCATGAAGGCGGAGGCGGAGATCCTGCGCACCGACGCCGTCGTTCCGCTGGTCCACGAGAAGGTCGTGCAGGGCATCGCCACCGATGTCGAGGGCGTCGTCCTCGACCCGCGTGAGCGGTCCCTGGTCGATCTCGACACGCACCTGAAGTAA
- a CDS encoding ABC transporter permease subunit — MAIAHRYAPRSSAGRSAAGRVLAGAALLTAVAMLPWLSGSDPARAVLRARSADEAPTPAQLTAVREQLGLDEGPLAHLAHWLGGLSRGDAGVSWVSGEPVMPQVTTALSVSLTLMLGAFVVTALVAGLVCARTLFLGSRRRLRRDRAGGTAAVLAALPKFLLASVLATVCGVWWGWFPSSGWEGPQSMVLPSLALGIPSGAMLGGILDQALPAAFHEPWARTAYAVGLPPGHIARNALRRTLPGMLPQLLPTVVALVGGAVAVEKIFNIPGLGRLALDAAVAQDLPVLQTATLALVLLGVAAGVLIRALRHALLGRPLRDGALPALHRPPLTVPRSLRWITAACALALLALVTAGLLRDPLQVDTAARLLPPSLQHPLGTDALGRDLLARLGHGALRTAAVALAVTAVSALTGLLLGMAPRAGAGPTEVVSTLPAVLAGLLIAGVTGPSVWGAACAVCVVGWSPYAAQTAALVEQERASGHIAASVALGAGRLHLMRRHLLPAVVPPLVRNALLRLPTTVLVLASLGFLGLGEQPPTPEWGRLLSENQPYAELAPWTVLGPAAALVVLSVLAVTGSVHGRRKGA; from the coding sequence ATGGCCATCGCTCACCGCTACGCCCCCCGCTCCTCCGCGGGCCGGTCGGCGGCCGGCCGGGTCCTCGCCGGGGCCGCCCTGCTGACCGCGGTGGCCATGCTGCCGTGGCTGTCGGGCAGCGACCCCGCACGCGCCGTGCTGCGGGCCCGCTCGGCGGACGAGGCTCCGACGCCCGCGCAGCTGACAGCCGTGCGGGAGCAGTTGGGGCTGGACGAGGGCCCGCTGGCGCATCTCGCGCACTGGCTGGGCGGCCTGTCACGCGGGGACGCGGGCGTCTCGTGGGTCTCCGGTGAACCGGTCATGCCGCAGGTGACGACCGCCCTGTCGGTCTCCTTGACGCTGATGCTGGGCGCGTTCGTGGTCACGGCCCTGGTGGCCGGACTGGTGTGTGCCCGCACGCTCTTCCTCGGTTCCCGGCGCCGGCTGCGGCGGGACCGGGCGGGCGGCACGGCCGCCGTCCTGGCCGCGCTGCCGAAGTTCCTGCTCGCCTCGGTGCTGGCGACGGTGTGCGGGGTGTGGTGGGGATGGTTCCCGTCCAGCGGGTGGGAGGGGCCGCAGTCGATGGTGCTGCCCTCGCTCGCCCTCGGCATCCCCTCGGGGGCGATGCTCGGCGGGATCCTCGACCAGGCGCTGCCCGCCGCCTTCCACGAACCGTGGGCGCGCACGGCCTACGCCGTCGGGCTCCCGCCCGGTCACATCGCCCGCAACGCCTTGCGCCGCACCCTGCCCGGCATGCTGCCGCAACTGCTGCCGACCGTCGTGGCACTGGTCGGCGGTGCGGTCGCGGTGGAGAAGATCTTCAACATCCCCGGGCTGGGCCGGCTCGCCCTGGACGCCGCCGTCGCCCAGGACCTCCCGGTGCTGCAGACGGCGACCCTGGCCCTGGTCCTGCTCGGTGTCGCCGCGGGCGTCCTGATCCGGGCCCTGCGCCACGCGCTGCTCGGCCGGCCCCTGCGCGACGGCGCGCTGCCGGCCCTGCACCGGCCCCCGCTCACCGTGCCGCGTTCCCTGCGCTGGATCACCGCGGCCTGCGCCCTCGCCCTGCTCGCGCTGGTCACGGCGGGCCTCCTGCGCGATCCCCTCCAGGTCGACACGGCCGCGCGCCTGCTGCCCCCGTCCCTCCAACACCCCCTGGGCACGGACGCCCTGGGCAGGGACCTGCTGGCCCGGCTGGGCCACGGCGCGCTGCGCACGGCCGCTGTCGCCCTCGCCGTGACGGCCGTCAGCGCGCTCACCGGACTTCTCCTGGGCATGGCACCCCGGGCGGGCGCCGGCCCGACCGAGGTCGTGTCGACACTGCCCGCCGTGCTCGCGGGGCTGCTCATCGCGGGCGTGACCGGGCCGTCCGTGTGGGGTGCGGCCTGCGCGGTGTGCGTGGTCGGCTGGAGCCCGTACGCCGCCCAGACCGCGGCGCTCGTCGAGCAGGAACGCGCCAGCGGCCACATCGCGGCGTCCGTGGCCCTCGGCGCGGGACGGCTGCACCTGATGCGCCGCCACCTGCTGCCCGCGGTCGTCCCGCCCCTGGTGCGCAACGCCCTGCTGCGGCTGCCCACCACCGTCCTGGTCCTGGCGTCCCTCGGCTTCCTCGGCCTGGGCGAGCAACCGCCCACCCCGGAGTGGGGCCGCCTGCTGTCGGAGAACCAGCCGTACGCCGAACTGGCCCCCTGGACGGTGCTCGGCCCGGCCGCCGCGCTGGTGGTGCTGTCCGTGCTGGCCGTCACGGGCAGCGTGCATGGACGGAGGAAGGGCGCCTAG
- a CDS encoding D-2-hydroxyacid dehydrogenase, with product MPERLVVLYRGNRPPATGLIERLADTVYATEEELPYVLPGADALLAWVTITPAIREAWPDNPDKAPRWVHASSAGVDSFLFPALVEDPGVVLTNARGVYDQPTAEYVLGLILALAKDFPGTWEHQQRREWRPRPSDSITGRTALVWGTGPIGRAIARLLGAAGMQVCGAGRRPRADDPDFGTVHGPTTLPSALAEADYVVLAAPLTEETRGMVDASVLVAMKPGARLINVGRGGLVDEDALIDHLAAGRLAGAALDVFGQEPLPARSPLWDMPGVLISPHTAGETTSEREALVEVFLDNLTRRIEGRPLRNVVDKRRGYVVDEPYPA from the coding sequence ATGCCCGAACGCCTCGTCGTCCTGTACCGGGGCAACCGGCCACCGGCCACCGGGCTCATCGAACGCCTCGCGGACACCGTCTACGCCACCGAGGAAGAACTGCCCTACGTCCTCCCTGGCGCCGACGCCCTCCTGGCGTGGGTCACCATCACGCCGGCCATCCGCGAGGCCTGGCCCGACAACCCCGACAAAGCACCCCGCTGGGTCCACGCCTCCTCAGCGGGCGTGGACTCCTTCCTCTTCCCCGCTCTCGTCGAGGATCCGGGCGTCGTCCTCACCAACGCCCGCGGCGTCTACGACCAGCCGACAGCCGAGTACGTCCTCGGACTGATCCTCGCCCTCGCCAAGGACTTCCCCGGCACGTGGGAACACCAGCAGCGGCGCGAATGGCGTCCGCGCCCCAGTGACAGCATCACCGGACGCACCGCTCTGGTCTGGGGCACGGGGCCCATCGGCCGGGCCATCGCCCGGCTGCTCGGCGCCGCAGGGATGCAGGTGTGCGGCGCGGGCCGCAGGCCCCGTGCCGACGACCCCGACTTCGGCACGGTCCACGGCCCGACCACCCTGCCGTCCGCGCTGGCCGAGGCGGACTACGTCGTCCTGGCCGCGCCCCTCACCGAGGAGACCCGGGGCATGGTCGACGCCTCCGTGCTGGTCGCCATGAAGCCCGGCGCCCGGCTGATCAACGTCGGCCGGGGCGGACTCGTCGACGAGGACGCGCTCATCGACCACCTCGCCGCCGGGCGGCTCGCCGGCGCGGCCCTGGACGTCTTCGGCCAGGAACCGCTGCCGGCCCGGTCCCCCCTGTGGGACATGCCCGGCGTGCTGATCTCCCCGCACACAGCGGGCGAGACGACCAGCGAGCGCGAGGCACTCGTCGAAGTGTTCCTCGACAACCTCACCCGCCGCATCGAGGGCCGCCCCCTGCGCAACGTCGTGGACAAGCGCCGAGGCTACGTGGTGGACGAGCCGTACCCCGCCTGA
- a CDS encoding NAD-dependent succinate-semialdehyde dehydrogenase, whose translation MTVVRDVPKQLFIGGSWQDAESGRTLPVDNPATGEELCRVADASPADGRRAAEAAVAAQPAWAATPPRVRSEILRRAYDLIIARTEELALLMTLEMGKPLAEARAEVAYGAEFFRWFSEEAVRIDGGMMTAPDGKNRLLVTRQPVGPCLLITPWNFPLAMGTRKIGPAIAAGCTMILKPAPQTPLTSLALAQILTEAGLPAGVLNIVVTSDAAGVVEPLLRGGAIRKLSFTGSTQVGRILLAQCADTVIRTSMELGGNAPLIVFDDADLDTAVEGTMVAKMRNMGESCCAANRIYVHTSIADEFAQRLTARMAQLKVGDGTHPGTDVGPLIDTAGRSKAHDIVQDAVKRGATVLTGGQLPEGPGCFYPPTVLTGITPDAAINDTEVFGPVAAILTFDTEDQAITAANNTEFGLAAYLFTQNLDRALRVAERLESGMIGLNTGLVSNPAAPFGGIKQSGLGREGGTVGIGEFLEYKYIAVPTGA comes from the coding sequence ATGACTGTCGTCCGTGATGTTCCCAAGCAGCTGTTCATCGGGGGGAGCTGGCAGGACGCGGAGTCCGGCCGGACCCTGCCCGTCGACAACCCCGCCACCGGCGAGGAACTGTGCCGCGTCGCCGACGCCTCACCCGCCGACGGCCGCCGCGCCGCCGAGGCCGCGGTCGCCGCCCAGCCCGCCTGGGCCGCCACCCCACCCCGCGTGCGCAGCGAGATCCTGCGCCGCGCCTACGACCTCATCATCGCCCGCACCGAAGAACTCGCCCTGCTGATGACCCTGGAGATGGGCAAGCCCCTGGCCGAGGCACGCGCCGAAGTCGCCTACGGCGCCGAGTTCTTCCGCTGGTTCTCCGAAGAAGCCGTCCGCATCGACGGCGGCATGATGACCGCCCCCGACGGCAAGAACCGCCTGCTGGTCACCCGCCAGCCCGTCGGCCCCTGCCTGCTGATCACCCCCTGGAACTTCCCCCTGGCCATGGGCACCCGCAAGATCGGCCCCGCCATCGCCGCCGGCTGCACCATGATCCTCAAACCCGCCCCCCAGACCCCCCTGACCAGCCTCGCCCTGGCACAGATCCTCACCGAAGCGGGTCTGCCGGCCGGTGTGCTCAACATCGTCGTCACCTCCGACGCCGCCGGGGTCGTCGAACCCCTCCTGCGCGGCGGCGCCATCCGCAAGCTGTCCTTCACCGGCTCCACCCAGGTCGGCCGGATCCTGCTCGCCCAGTGCGCCGACACCGTCATCCGCACCAGCATGGAACTGGGCGGCAACGCCCCCCTCATCGTCTTCGACGACGCCGACCTCGACACCGCCGTCGAGGGCACCATGGTCGCCAAGATGCGCAACATGGGCGAATCCTGCTGCGCCGCCAACCGCATCTACGTCCACACCTCCATCGCCGACGAGTTCGCCCAGCGCCTGACCGCCCGCATGGCCCAGCTCAAAGTCGGCGACGGCACCCACCCCGGCACCGACGTCGGCCCCCTCATCGACACCGCCGGCCGCAGCAAGGCCCACGACATCGTCCAAGACGCCGTCAAGCGCGGCGCCACCGTCCTCACCGGCGGCCAACTCCCCGAAGGACCCGGCTGCTTCTACCCGCCCACCGTCCTCACCGGCATCACCCCCGACGCCGCCATCAACGACACCGAAGTCTTCGGCCCCGTCGCCGCCATCCTCACCTTCGACACCGAGGACCAGGCCATCACCGCCGCCAACAACACCGAATTCGGCCTGGCCGCCTACCTGTTCACCCAGAACCTCGACCGCGCCCTGCGCGTCGCCGAACGCCTCGAAAGCGGCATGATCGGCCTCAACACCGGCCTCGTCTCCAACCCCGCAGCCCCCTTCGGCGGCATCAAGCAGTCCGGCCTCGGCCGCGAAGGCGGCACCGTCGGCATCGGCGAATTCCTCGAATACAAGTACATCGCCGTCCCAACAGGAGCCTGA
- a CDS encoding NAD(P)/FAD-dependent oxidoreductase, which yields MTAPLGPRAHRTYDAVIVGGGHNGLVAAAYLARAGRSVLVLERLDHTGGAAVSTRPFTGVDARLSRYSYLVSLLPKKIVRDLGLDFRVRTRTVSSYTPAERDGRPTGLLVGGGERRTREAFARLTGSDGEYRSWQEFYGMTGRAAQRIFPTLTEPLPTREELRRRLDDEETWRVLFEEPIGAAVERHFADDLVRGVVLTDALIGTFADAHDPSLKQNRCFLYHVIGGGTGAWDVPVGGMGALTDALADTARAAGAVLATGHEALRIATDGRTAEVTYRTADGEGTVAARHVLVNASPQALADLTGDPAPGPAEGAQLKVNMLLKRLPRLRDNSVDPREAFAGTFHIAEGYEQLATAHAQAAAGDLPAAPPSEIYCHSLTDPSILGPGLAEQGYQTLTLFGLHTPARLFERDNDAVREELLKSTLAQLDAHLAEPLADCLATDADGRPCIEARTPLDLERDLGLPRGNIFHRELSWPYAQDGTGRWGVETRHANVLLCGAGAVRGGGVSGVPGHNAAMAVLQGGPAESLPS from the coding sequence ATGACCGCACCCCTGGGACCCCGCGCACACCGGACGTACGACGCCGTCATCGTCGGTGGCGGCCACAACGGCCTGGTCGCCGCCGCCTACCTGGCCCGGGCCGGCCGCTCCGTGCTGGTACTGGAGCGGCTGGACCACACCGGCGGCGCGGCCGTGTCCACCCGGCCCTTCACCGGGGTCGACGCCCGCCTGTCCCGCTACTCGTACCTGGTCAGCCTGCTGCCCAAGAAGATCGTCCGGGACCTCGGCCTCGACTTCCGGGTGCGCACCCGCACCGTCTCCTCCTACACGCCCGCCGAACGCGACGGCCGCCCCACCGGGCTCCTCGTCGGCGGCGGCGAACGACGGACCAGGGAGGCCTTCGCCCGGCTCACCGGCTCCGACGGCGAGTACCGGTCCTGGCAGGAGTTCTACGGCATGACCGGCCGCGCCGCCCAGCGGATCTTCCCCACCCTCACGGAGCCGCTGCCCACCCGCGAGGAGCTGCGCCGCCGCCTCGACGACGAGGAGACCTGGCGGGTGCTGTTCGAGGAGCCGATCGGGGCCGCCGTCGAGCGGCACTTCGCCGACGACCTGGTGCGCGGCGTGGTCCTCACCGACGCCCTCATCGGCACCTTCGCCGACGCCCACGACCCCTCGCTGAAGCAGAACCGCTGCTTCCTCTACCACGTGATCGGCGGCGGCACCGGCGCCTGGGACGTGCCCGTCGGCGGCATGGGCGCCCTCACCGACGCACTGGCCGACACCGCACGCGCCGCGGGCGCCGTCCTCGCCACCGGCCACGAGGCGCTGCGCATCGCCACGGACGGCCGTACGGCCGAGGTCACCTACCGCACCGCCGACGGCGAGGGCACCGTCGCCGCCCGGCACGTCCTGGTCAACGCCTCCCCACAGGCCCTGGCGGACCTGACCGGCGACCCGGCCCCCGGCCCCGCCGAAGGCGCCCAGCTGAAGGTGAACATGCTGCTCAAAAGGCTGCCGCGGCTGCGCGACAACTCCGTCGACCCGCGTGAGGCGTTCGCCGGCACCTTCCACATCGCCGAGGGCTACGAGCAACTGGCCACCGCCCACGCCCAGGCCGCCGCCGGCGACCTGCCCGCCGCGCCGCCCTCCGAGATCTACTGCCACTCCCTCACCGACCCGAGCATCCTGGGCCCCGGCCTGGCCGAGCAGGGCTACCAGACGCTCACCCTCTTCGGCCTGCACACCCCGGCCCGGCTGTTCGAGCGGGACAACGACGCCGTCCGCGAGGAACTCCTCAAGTCCACGCTCGCCCAGCTCGACGCCCACCTGGCCGAACCCCTCGCCGACTGCCTGGCCACCGACGCGGACGGACGGCCCTGCATCGAGGCCAGGACCCCGCTCGACCTGGAACGGGACCTGGGGCTGCCCCGTGGCAACATCTTCCACCGCGAGCTGAGCTGGCCCTATGCCCAGGACGGCACCGGCCGATGGGGCGTGGAGACCCGGCACGCGAACGTGCTGCTGTGCGGGGCAGGCGCCGTGCGCGGGGGCGGGGTGAGCGGGGTGCCCGGGCACAACGCGGCCATGGCGGTCCTTCAAGGCGGGCCGGCTGAATCACTGCCCTCCTGA
- a CDS encoding serine hydrolase domain-containing protein has protein sequence MTEGTADRATTNDGLTRRSALVLGGALALAPLPAEAAPVTGRPTLRHGSAARAGLLPAHLRRLVTDAEAFLGPSPAHPWYAGAVLLAGRGGTVALHRPIGMAVRYRAYDEKTDTGIEFPPGEQIPMAEDTVFDLASVSKLFTSLLAVQQMERGKLELEAKVASYLPDFGRAGKQDITIRQLLTHTSGFRAWIPLYSAPTYEEKLRRIWDEAPVSAPGTAYLYSDLNLISLQLVLERITGRSLDTLLREEITAPLGLRRTRYNPPASWRPKIAATEDARKPWSGLERGLVWGEVHDENAFALGGVAGHAGVFSDAWDLAVLARTLLDGGVYGRARILRPESVELMFTDFNTAFPGDEHGLGFELYQHWYMGAMATPRSAGHTGFTGTSLVLDPTTDSFLVVLGNSVHPVRGWRSGSAPRVAAANHLARAVPVRPARGRTAWFSGMAVSAAATLTLPALDTSSGGARLRCALWWDTEPKADVLVLEATTDGGASWQPVPFTTSRRGEDPRQHPSGSVTGWSGRVWHRLAAELPAARGLAVRWRYATDRLYVGRGVYVDGLRVEAADGVLFDEARPADASRVEAAGWAPSAD, from the coding sequence GTGACCGAAGGCACGGCAGACAGAGCGACGACGAACGACGGGCTGACGCGCAGGAGTGCCCTGGTCCTGGGTGGCGCCCTGGCCCTCGCCCCCTTACCCGCCGAGGCCGCCCCGGTCACGGGGCGTCCCACCCTGCGGCACGGCTCCGCCGCCCGCGCCGGGCTGCTCCCCGCCCATCTGCGCCGCCTCGTCACCGACGCCGAGGCGTTCCTCGGCCCCTCCCCCGCGCACCCCTGGTACGCGGGCGCCGTCCTGCTCGCCGGACGCGGCGGCACCGTCGCACTGCACCGGCCCATCGGCATGGCGGTGCGCTACCGGGCCTACGACGAGAAGACCGACACCGGGATCGAGTTCCCGCCCGGCGAGCAGATCCCGATGGCCGAGGACACCGTCTTCGACCTGGCGTCGGTGTCGAAGCTGTTCACCTCGCTCCTCGCCGTGCAGCAGATGGAGCGGGGGAAGCTGGAACTGGAGGCGAAGGTCGCCTCGTACCTGCCCGACTTCGGCCGTGCGGGCAAGCAGGACATCACGATCCGTCAGCTGCTCACGCACACCTCGGGCTTCCGCGCCTGGATCCCGCTGTACAGCGCGCCCACGTACGAGGAGAAGCTCCGGCGCATCTGGGACGAGGCGCCGGTCAGCGCCCCGGGCACGGCCTACCTGTACTCGGACCTGAACCTCATCTCGCTCCAGCTCGTGCTGGAACGGATCACGGGCCGCTCCCTGGACACCCTCCTGCGCGAGGAGATCACCGCCCCGCTGGGCCTGCGCCGCACCCGCTACAACCCGCCCGCCTCCTGGCGGCCGAAGATCGCGGCCACCGAGGACGCGCGCAAGCCGTGGTCCGGGCTGGAGCGCGGTCTGGTGTGGGGCGAGGTGCACGACGAGAACGCCTTCGCTCTGGGCGGCGTCGCGGGCCACGCGGGCGTGTTCTCGGACGCGTGGGACCTGGCGGTCCTCGCCCGCACGCTGCTCGACGGGGGCGTCTACGGACGGGCCCGGATCCTGCGGCCCGAGTCGGTGGAGCTGATGTTCACCGACTTCAACACCGCCTTCCCCGGGGACGAGCACGGCCTCGGTTTCGAGCTCTACCAGCACTGGTACATGGGCGCGATGGCCACGCCGCGCAGTGCGGGGCACACCGGCTTCACGGGCACCTCGCTGGTACTCGACCCGACCACCGACTCGTTCCTCGTCGTCCTCGGCAACTCCGTGCACCCGGTGCGCGGTTGGCGGTCCGGTTCCGCTCCCCGGGTGGCCGCCGCGAACCATCTGGCGCGGGCCGTGCCGGTCCGGCCGGCGCGGGGACGCACGGCCTGGTTCTCCGGGATGGCGGTCTCCGCCGCGGCGACGCTGACCCTCCCCGCGCTCGACACGTCGTCCGGCGGGGCGCGGCTGCGCTGCGCGCTGTGGTGGGACACCGAGCCGAAGGCCGACGTCCTGGTCCTGGAGGCCACGACCGACGGCGGTGCGTCCTGGCAGCCGGTGCCCTTCACGACGTCCCGCCGGGGCGAGGACCCCCGGCAGCATCCGTCGGGCTCGGTCACCGGCTGGTCGGGCCGCGTCTGGCACCGGCTGGCCGCCGAACTGCCCGCCGCGCGGGGACTGGCCGTGCGCTGGCGGTACGCGACGGACCGGCTGTACGTCGGCCGCGGGGTCTACGTGGACGGGCTGCGGGTGGAGGCGGCCGACGGCGTCCTGTTCGACGAGGCGCGCCCGGCGGACGCGTCGCGCGTCGAAGCGGCGGGATGGGCGCCGTCGGCCGACTGA
- a CDS encoding DUF2795 domain-containing protein: MAELSPTDLQKALKGMDYPTDKKHLVERARSNQADDKVVRTLDGLKEDRFDGPNEVQKAVFNQ; the protein is encoded by the coding sequence ATGGCCGAGCTCAGCCCGACCGACCTCCAGAAGGCGCTCAAGGGCATGGACTACCCCACGGACAAGAAGCACCTGGTGGAACGTGCCCGCAGCAACCAGGCCGACGACAAGGTCGTCCGCACCCTCGACGGCCTGAAGGAGGACCGCTTCGACGGCCCGAACGAGGTGCAGAAGGCAGTCTTCAACCAGTGA
- a CDS encoding oxygenase MpaB family protein: MTGADPGLFGPDSVTWQAHGDPMMWIAGIRALYLQALHPRAVRGVLQNSDFRRDAWGRLLRTANFVGTTTYGTTEAAERAGARVRKIHSMLSATDPDTGERYRVDEPALLLWVHCAEIDSYLHVLRRSGFRLTDAEADRYIDEHRQSARLVGLDPGAVPANRAELAEYFEKVRPDLAAGPEAREVDDFLLRPPTHPLLVPAREVLWRRVAQLAYASLPPYAHELYGRPAPAPATVTRQLRLTGLLLRRVPARLRWQLPPKHILRAVARLGPHTRPAPYKLGR, from the coding sequence ATGACCGGCGCGGACCCGGGGCTGTTCGGCCCGGACTCGGTGACCTGGCAGGCGCACGGCGACCCGATGATGTGGATCGCCGGCATCCGTGCGCTCTACCTCCAGGCCCTGCACCCGCGCGCGGTACGCGGCGTCCTGCAGAACTCCGACTTCCGCCGGGACGCCTGGGGCCGGCTGCTGCGCACCGCGAACTTCGTCGGCACGACGACGTACGGCACCACCGAGGCCGCCGAGCGGGCCGGCGCCCGGGTCCGGAAGATCCACAGCATGCTGTCGGCGACCGACCCGGACACCGGCGAGCGCTACCGCGTCGACGAGCCGGCCCTGCTGCTGTGGGTGCACTGCGCCGAGATCGACTCCTACCTGCACGTCCTGCGCCGGTCCGGGTTCCGCCTCACCGACGCCGAGGCCGACCGCTACATCGACGAACACCGGCAGAGCGCACGCCTGGTGGGCCTCGACCCCGGTGCCGTACCCGCCAACCGGGCCGAACTCGCGGAGTACTTCGAGAAGGTGCGACCCGACCTCGCCGCCGGACCCGAGGCACGCGAGGTGGACGACTTCCTTCTCCGCCCGCCGACGCACCCGCTCCTCGTACCGGCGCGCGAAGTGCTGTGGCGGCGCGTGGCACAACTGGCGTACGCCTCCCTGCCGCCGTACGCCCACGAGCTGTACGGCAGACCGGCCCCCGCACCCGCCACCGTCACCCGGCAACTGCGCCTCACGGGCCTCCTGCTGCGCCGTGTTCCCGCACGTCTGCGCTGGCAACTCCCGCCCAAACACATCCTGCGCGCCGTGGCGAGGCTCGGCCCGCACACGCGTCCGGCACCGTACAAACTCGGACGGTAG